Proteins found in one Mytilus edulis chromosome 2, xbMytEdul2.2, whole genome shotgun sequence genomic segment:
- the LOC139510661 gene encoding complement C1q-like protein 4 codes for MLTSIILVLVVITGDVSAETSCQTTDSRYEVSVTGRIIGGETIPQVIAFHAYISKHVFPGAGRRLVFDVTKTNEGKGYNSHTGVFTCPKSGMYVFIWAIRVWSGEHSTELMINDSVYGSTFLRAKNGDDESVSGTVVAHVSKGDTVYVRNHSVFAGDGKIGSNLHGKPTFSGWLVQ; via the exons ATGTTGACGTCTATAATACTTGTCCTTGTTGTTATTACTGGAGATGTATCTGCTGAAACTTCATGCCAAACAACAGACA GCCGATATGAAGTCAGCGTAACTGGTAGAATTATAGGCGGTGAGACAATCCCTCAAGTTATTGCATTTCATGCTTACATTTCAAAACACGTGTTTCCGGGAGCTGGTCGTAGACTTGTGTTTGATGTGACAAAGACAAACGAAGGAAAAGGCTACAACAGTCATACTGGAGTATTtacatgtcctaagtcaggaatgtACGTATTTATATGGGCCATCAGAGTATGGTCAGGCGAACATTCGACTGAACTGATGATAAACGATTCTGTTTACGGGTCTACATTCTTACGTGCAAAAAACGGTGATGATGAGTCAGTCAGTGGTACAGTTGTTGCACATGTGTCGAAAGGTGATACAGTTTATGTTCGGAATCATTCTGTATTTGCCGGAGATGGTAAGATTGGCAGTAACTTACATGGTAAACCAACATTTTCAGGATGGCTAGTCCAGTAG